In Anaerosporomusa subterranea, the genomic window CCAATTTTGTACATAATGAGACAAAATCGCAATCATTGCCGCCATGACAAAACTGGCAACAGGACCCACTAATGCGACAAACAGGTCATTTTGTGAATCAGCTTCACCCAACCGATCAATGCGAGCCACCCCACCAAACGGCAGCAATTCCACTTCCCGAACCGTATATCCTAGCAGTCGGGCTGCCATGGCATGAGCGCTTTCATGCCATAAAACCGAGGCGAATACGCCAATGACCTTGACTAACATGCCAGAAAATGAAAAGACGATCAGAAGAATAAGGAACCAAGGACTGATGAGAATTTGTACTCCTGCCACTCTTCCCGCACGCAAGCTCTACTTCCCATCCTTACCAGAGAATTCTCCTTGAATGCGAGTAAGCGGATCAATAAATTTTCCTTTGTCACTAACTGCAAAGTATAGCTTAGGAGCTTGAGTCATCCCTGTCTGGCCAACTCTCGCAATAAGCTGGCCTTGAGTAACAGGATCGCCTGCTTTAACAGCAGCTTCAGCAAGGTGTCCGTAAACAGTTTGCACCTCACTGCTATGCTCAACAATAATAATTCTGCCGAATTGGGCGCTATCTTCCACTACCCGAACATGTCCCGACGCAGCCGCTCGCACGGCCGTCCCGGCAGGTGCTGTGATGTCAATTCCTTCATGCATGACCTGTTGTTTCAAGACAGGATGAGTCTGCCAGCCAAACGTTGCTGTTAGCTTGCCATCTACTGGTTTCACCATGTATTGCAACGGATCGGCGGGACGTGACACGGTTGTCTGTACACGTTTCCAAAGTGAGGTATCTAGTTGCTGTGGCAAATAGGGCGCCACCTGATCCATAAGATAGGCAACATCAGTTTCCGTTGTCAGCAGATAACGAACTCCATCCACTACCGACCGCCCAACCTGCGTGTTTGATGAAGCTGCCATATAGACAGCAGCAAAAATAAGCAGCGCAGCAGCAGTTTGCTTTAACCAACTGAGATTCATCCGGTTCCGCTTTGTCCGGTATTCGACAGGTTCAGAGTAGTAGCGCCTTTTGAACCGTTGTGAGAATGTTGTCATGACCTTACCTCCGCCCGGCCATATTCGGTCTTGTCTGGCTATTGTAATGTATATGACATTAACAGAGGAATATGAAAAAATCCTTGTCCGTGAAGCGGAAAATATTTTCTGTATTATCTAATAAATCAAAGGATTATTGCCTTTGACGGCGAATAAAATATATTGGGTCTACGGTTTATTTAAATTAAATGAATATGCTTGGCAGATGTAGACAGAAACGGTTGTGCCCCGCGACTGAAAATCATCTGTTTCAAACTGTGTTGATTACGGCTTCGCGCCTACCGCACGAGGCAAAAGTAAGTTCAACATCAGGTTTGCTGCAAAGCAGCGGGACCTGGTGTTTTTATTTTCCGGACAGCAAAACACCGCGGTTCCGGAAAGGGGTGTAGTCATGAAAACCGCAGAGGGGGGGACCATCTTCCATCCATGTAATGAAATGTCCTATATACTTTACAACTGGCAAGGAAAATGCAAGTGGGTCTATTTAGAGGGCGTGTTTT contains:
- a CDS encoding M23 family metallopeptidase, which produces MTTFSQRFKRRYYSEPVEYRTKRNRMNLSWLKQTAAALLIFAAVYMAASSNTQVGRSVVDGVRYLLTTETDVAYLMDQVAPYLPQQLDTSLWKRVQTTVSRPADPLQYMVKPVDGKLTATFGWQTHPVLKQQVMHEGIDITAPAGTAVRAAASGHVRVVEDSAQFGRIIIVEHSSEVQTVYGHLAEAAVKAGDPVTQGQLIARVGQTGMTQAPKLYFAVSDKGKFIDPLTRIQGEFSGKDGK